In a genomic window of Stakelama saccharophila:
- a CDS encoding right-handed parallel beta-helix repeat-containing protein — protein MKHFRHAGLPGGVALALLFTPLPAVAQDNSPLILHVAPASDGKGAGDAAHPLHSLARAQEEIRRESENRDITVRLADGVYRLDAPLVMGTADGGRDGHSVTWTTEPGARPILSGGIPVSGWALHDAERNIYVADVPRGVDARQLWVNGKIAPRAGIEIARDAVRFTQTGLEIVDPKLRYLADLPQQKRIEVEGTGYFTDRFAPVDHIDGTTITMQQPAWDNNLWGYDTLADPVSPEHSHLYLLNSLAFLQKPDQWYVDPEHGRLYYRPPDGVDPNRLSITLPRLDHLLSIAGTYDPVRNLTFRGIQFSHTSWLGPLTNRGYANQQSGSYLGDAAADYPDDTLESCSFGCRAFETMRNEWSQLPAAVQVARAENVRFDRNVFAHLGQVALGIGMDMGANASHIGLGAQHISVTSNLFTDLAGGAIIAGGVRREAHHPSDPRLVNRDIRIANNRVKSVSREFKDNSAILTTYVDGATIVHNDVSDTPYDAIGTGLGWGYMDVGGNPRYRAGMHGYDNTGNAEYQLPTTLRNTLVAGNRLHDVKQLFVDGGAIYNLSANPHSQIRENYMYDLHGHIGLYLDEGSRGIHVERNVVDGTGRWLNNNTVKSANPMRITIDNKAIGNWHNSDEIGGQWIVYQNDLILDDHPVAGDDWPAEARAVMQASGIEPGKEPPELPAREGAR, from the coding sequence ATGAAGCACTTTCGCCATGCCGGCTTGCCAGGGGGAGTGGCGCTTGCCCTGTTGTTTACACCGCTCCCGGCTGTCGCCCAAGACAACTCTCCGCTCATCCTCCACGTCGCCCCGGCAAGTGACGGCAAGGGCGCGGGAGACGCCGCCCATCCCCTCCACTCCCTCGCCCGCGCGCAGGAAGAAATCCGCCGTGAGAGCGAGAATCGGGACATCACCGTGCGGCTGGCGGATGGCGTCTATCGGTTGGATGCGCCGCTCGTCATGGGCACTGCCGATGGCGGCCGGGACGGACACAGCGTCACCTGGACGACCGAGCCTGGCGCGCGTCCCATCCTGTCGGGCGGCATTCCGGTCAGCGGTTGGGCGCTCCACGATGCCGAGCGCAACATCTATGTCGCCGACGTTCCCAGGGGCGTCGACGCGCGCCAGTTATGGGTGAACGGCAAGATCGCCCCGCGCGCGGGAATCGAGATCGCCCGCGACGCCGTCCGCTTCACGCAAACGGGACTCGAGATCGTCGATCCGAAACTGCGCTATCTCGCCGACCTACCGCAGCAGAAGCGGATCGAGGTGGAGGGCACCGGTTATTTCACCGACCGCTTCGCGCCTGTAGATCATATCGACGGCACAACGATCACCATGCAGCAGCCGGCATGGGACAATAATCTGTGGGGCTATGACACGCTCGCCGATCCGGTCTCCCCGGAACACTCGCATCTCTACCTGCTGAATTCGCTCGCCTTTTTACAAAAACCTGACCAGTGGTATGTCGATCCCGAGCACGGCAGGCTTTATTATCGCCCGCCCGACGGCGTCGATCCGAACCGCCTGTCGATCACCCTGCCCCGCCTCGATCACTTGCTGAGCATAGCCGGCACCTATGATCCCGTCCGCAACCTGACGTTCCGCGGCATCCAGTTCTCGCACACGAGCTGGCTCGGTCCGCTGACCAATCGCGGTTACGCCAATCAGCAGAGCGGCTCCTATCTCGGCGATGCCGCCGCGGACTATCCCGACGACACGCTGGAGAGCTGCAGCTTCGGCTGCCGCGCGTTCGAGACGATGCGCAACGAGTGGAGCCAGCTCCCCGCCGCCGTGCAGGTCGCGCGCGCCGAAAATGTCCGCTTCGATCGCAATGTCTTCGCCCATCTCGGGCAGGTGGCGCTCGGCATCGGCATGGATATGGGCGCCAATGCCAGCCATATCGGTCTCGGCGCGCAACATATCTCGGTCACCAGCAACCTGTTCACCGATCTCGCCGGCGGGGCGATCATTGCCGGCGGCGTCCGGCGCGAGGCGCACCACCCGTCGGACCCGCGCCTCGTCAACCGCGACATCCGCATCGCCAACAACCGCGTGAAGAGCGTGTCGCGCGAGTTCAAGGACAATAGCGCGATCCTCACCACCTATGTCGATGGCGCAACGATCGTCCATAACGACGTGTCCGACACCCCTTATGACGCGATCGGCACGGGGCTTGGCTGGGGCTATATGGATGTCGGCGGCAATCCCCGATACCGCGCCGGAATGCACGGCTACGACAATACCGGGAACGCCGAATATCAGCTACCGACGACGCTCAGGAACACGCTGGTCGCGGGCAACCGGTTGCACGATGTCAAGCAGTTGTTCGTCGATGGCGGCGCGATCTACAACCTGTCGGCCAATCCCCATTCGCAGATCCGCGAAAACTATATGTACGACCTGCACGGCCATATCGGCCTCTATCTCGACGAGGGGTCGCGCGGCATCCATGTCGAGCGCAACGTCGTCGACGGAACGGGTCGCTGGCTCAACAACAATACGGTGAAGTCCGCCAACCCGATGCGGATCACCATCGACAACAAGGCGATCGGCAACTGGCACAATAGCGACGAGATCGGCGGACAGTGGATCGTCTATCAGAACGACCTGATCCTCGACGACCATCCGGTCGCCGGCGACGATTGGCCGGCGGAAGCGCGCGCGGTGATGCAGGCGTCGGGCATCGAGCCGGGCAAGGAACCGCCCGAACTGCCGGCGCGGGAGGGGGCGCGATGA
- a CDS encoding UxaA family hydrolase, protein MSDCNRNPLHRVDPRDDVATALYDLESGTAVTVGDRRVVLRDAVGHGHKVALHDIAEGAQVVKYGWPIGVATRAIAAGAHVHTHNVKTLLEGVERFSYDPADTTPAPVQSAPATFDGYRRADGRVGTRNEIWVLCSVGCVAQTARRLAELANQRLGGKVDGIHAFPHPYGCSQLGDDLAHTRDMIASLARHPNAGGVLLVGLGCENNQIDPLLESAPDLDRERLRYFATQMVGDEYETGLAMIEELVAIAEQDQREPMALSELVIGLKCGGSDGFSGVSANPLVGRVADAVAGAGGTPILTEIPEMFGAEQVLMSRARDRDVFDRIQAVVDDFKQYFIAHDQPIYENPSPGNKAGGITTLDEKSLGAVQKAGRSAVVDVLRYGERVRTHGLALLEAPGNDAVSSTAMTAAGATVILFTTGRGTPMGFPAPTLKIASNTPLAERKPGWIDFDAGTVLAGEPMDDAAARLLDLVVATASGAETRSERNGEREIALWKQGVTV, encoded by the coding sequence ATGTCCGATTGCAACCGCAACCCCCTTCACCGCGTCGATCCGCGCGACGATGTCGCGACGGCGCTGTACGATCTCGAATCGGGGACGGCGGTAACGGTCGGCGATCGCCGGGTGGTACTGCGCGATGCCGTGGGTCATGGGCACAAGGTCGCGCTGCACGACATCGCCGAGGGCGCGCAGGTCGTCAAATATGGCTGGCCGATCGGCGTCGCCACGCGCGCCATCGCGGCGGGCGCGCATGTCCATACGCACAATGTGAAGACGCTGCTCGAAGGCGTCGAGCGCTTCTCCTACGACCCTGCCGACACCACGCCTGCGCCCGTGCAGAGCGCGCCCGCGACGTTCGACGGCTATCGTCGCGCCGATGGCCGGGTGGGCACGCGCAACGAGATCTGGGTGCTGTGCAGCGTCGGCTGTGTCGCGCAGACCGCGCGACGGCTCGCCGAGCTGGCCAATCAGCGGCTCGGCGGCAAGGTCGACGGCATCCACGCCTTTCCGCACCCCTATGGCTGCTCGCAGCTTGGCGACGACCTTGCCCATACGCGCGACATGATCGCCAGCCTCGCGCGCCATCCCAATGCGGGCGGCGTGCTGCTGGTCGGGCTGGGGTGCGAGAACAACCAGATCGACCCGCTGCTCGAATCGGCGCCCGATCTCGATCGCGAGCGGCTGCGCTATTTCGCGACGCAAATGGTCGGCGACGAATATGAGACCGGCCTTGCCATGATCGAGGAACTGGTCGCGATCGCCGAACAGGACCAGCGTGAGCCGATGGCGCTGTCCGAACTGGTCATCGGCCTGAAATGCGGCGGGTCGGACGGCTTTTCGGGGGTGTCGGCCAACCCGCTGGTCGGGCGCGTCGCCGATGCCGTGGCGGGTGCCGGCGGCACGCCGATCCTGACCGAGATCCCCGAGATGTTCGGCGCTGAGCAGGTGCTGATGTCGCGCGCGCGCGACCGCGACGTGTTCGACCGCATTCAGGCGGTGGTCGACGATTTCAAGCAATATTTCATCGCCCATGACCAGCCGATCTATGAAAACCCGTCGCCGGGAAACAAGGCGGGCGGGATCACGACGCTCGACGAGAAGTCGCTGGGCGCGGTGCAGAAGGCGGGGCGCAGCGCGGTGGTCGACGTGCTGCGCTATGGCGAGCGCGTGCGCACGCATGGCTTGGCGCTGCTGGAGGCGCCGGGCAACGACGCGGTATCCTCGACCGCGATGACGGCGGCCGGCGCGACGGTGATCCTGTTCACCACCGGGCGCGGCACGCCGATGGGCTTTCCCGCGCCGACGCTCAAGATCGCGTCGAACACGCCGCTTGCCGAGCGCAAGCCCGGCTGGATCGACTTCGACGCAGGCACCGTGCTGGCCGGCGAGCCGATGGACGATGCCGCGGCGCGGCTGCTCGACCTCGTCGTCGCCACCGCCTCGGGCGCGGAAACCCGTTCCGAACGCAATGGAGAGCGCGAGATCGCCCTGTGGAAACAGGGCGTGACGGTGTGA
- a CDS encoding IclR family transcriptional regulator: MKRGAMETNGGGARKGQYSAPALEKGFDVFELLAGFPEGLTISEIAARLDRSINELFRLIVVMERRGYLRKDSGTDRYSVAYKILDIAYRATPVQNLTHIAAPVMYDLARSAAQSCHLVVISEGCGLVVAREENPGPTSFGVRLGARVDLFESCSGNVLLAFTDADRIAAIVPRGRDGKPRSTTRLSAALRRIRRQGHERRQSPMTYGVIDISHPIFGFDGHIAAALTIPFLERIDGSHPVAIDDVQAFAADAAARISAGLGWHGEDVAAH; this comes from the coding sequence ATGAAACGGGGAGCCATGGAAACAAACGGCGGCGGCGCCCGCAAGGGCCAATATTCGGCGCCCGCGCTCGAAAAGGGCTTCGATGTCTTCGAATTGCTCGCGGGCTTTCCCGAAGGGCTGACGATTTCAGAGATCGCGGCACGGCTCGATCGGTCGATCAACGAGCTGTTCCGCCTGATCGTGGTGATGGAACGGCGCGGATATCTGCGCAAGGATTCCGGGACCGACCGCTATTCGGTTGCATACAAGATCCTCGACATTGCCTATCGCGCGACACCGGTGCAGAACCTGACGCATATCGCCGCGCCGGTGATGTACGACCTCGCCCGCTCGGCGGCGCAGTCATGCCATCTCGTCGTCATCAGCGAAGGCTGTGGCCTGGTCGTCGCGCGTGAGGAAAATCCCGGCCCGACCAGCTTCGGCGTCCGCCTCGGCGCGCGCGTCGATCTGTTCGAAAGCTGTTCGGGCAACGTGCTGCTGGCCTTTACCGATGCCGACCGCATCGCCGCGATCGTACCGCGCGGTCGCGACGGCAAGCCGCGCAGCACGACACGGCTGTCCGCCGCGCTCAGGCGCATCCGCCGACAGGGCCATGAGCGCCGTCAGAGCCCGATGACCTATGGCGTGATCGACATCAGCCACCCCATCTTCGGCTTCGACGGTCACATCGCCGCGGCGCTGACCATTCCCTTTCTCGAACGCATCGACGGGTCGCATCCGGTCGCGATCGACGATGTCCAGGCGTTCGCGGCCGATGCCGCTGCGCGCATCTCCGCGGGGCTGGGCTGGCACGGCGAGGACGTCGCCGCGCACTGA
- the fucP gene encoding L-fucose:H+ symporter permease produces MGSVTIFPETGNDRAPRGRFVRQGYLAGFALVTSLFFLWAIANNFNDILIRQFQKALALNRAEAGFIQFVFYLGYFTMALPAGMLMRRFGYRAGILCGLGLYATGALLFYPAAEIREYGVFLAALFVIASGAAFLETAANPYIVAFGDPERASQRLNFAQAFNGFGGFVAPIIGGLFIFSGVEHSAADLAAMSPARLAAYRASEAQMVQTPYLVLALVIGCIALAIAFVRLPRIEQQRADSARPSGLLPVLREPALAGAVIAQFFYVGAQVGVWSFFVDFTKELSPATPERTAAFLLSISLMLFMAGRFIGTALMQRIDATRLLLVFACINIGLAVIAALAGGWTAIGALMLTSFFMSIMFPTIFSLGVKDLGGRAMLGAPLIIMAIIGGAVFPPIMGLVSQWTGHIQPAMLMPAGCFAVVAVYAARVRRIARRALPIG; encoded by the coding sequence GCTTCGTCCGCCAGGGCTATCTCGCCGGGTTCGCGCTCGTCACCAGCCTGTTCTTCCTCTGGGCGATCGCCAACAATTTCAACGATATCCTGATCCGCCAATTTCAAAAGGCGCTCGCCCTCAACCGCGCCGAGGCCGGGTTCATCCAGTTCGTCTTTTATCTCGGCTATTTCACCATGGCGCTGCCGGCCGGCATGTTGATGCGCCGCTTCGGCTACCGCGCGGGCATATTGTGCGGTCTCGGCCTGTATGCGACGGGCGCGCTGCTCTTCTATCCCGCAGCCGAGATCCGCGAATATGGCGTGTTCCTCGCCGCGCTGTTCGTGATCGCCAGCGGCGCGGCGTTTCTCGAAACCGCGGCCAATCCCTATATCGTCGCGTTCGGCGATCCCGAACGCGCTTCGCAGCGGCTCAATTTCGCACAGGCCTTCAACGGGTTCGGCGGCTTCGTCGCGCCGATCATCGGCGGCCTGTTCATCTTTTCGGGCGTCGAACACAGCGCCGCCGATCTCGCCGCCATGTCGCCCGCCCGGCTCGCCGCCTACCGCGCGAGCGAGGCGCAGATGGTGCAGACCCCCTATCTCGTCCTCGCCCTCGTCATCGGGTGCATCGCGCTCGCCATCGCCTTTGTCCGCCTGCCCCGTATTGAGCAGCAACGCGCCGACAGCGCGCGGCCTTCGGGGCTGTTGCCGGTGCTGCGCGAACCCGCGCTGGCCGGCGCGGTGATCGCACAATTCTTCTATGTCGGCGCGCAGGTCGGCGTGTGGAGTTTCTTCGTCGATTTCACCAAGGAACTGAGCCCGGCCACGCCCGAACGGACCGCCGCGTTCCTGCTGTCGATCAGCCTGATGCTGTTCATGGCCGGGCGCTTCATCGGCACCGCGCTGATGCAACGAATCGACGCGACACGACTGCTGCTCGTCTTCGCCTGCATCAATATCGGTCTTGCCGTGATCGCCGCGCTGGCGGGAGGTTGGACCGCCATCGGCGCGCTGATGCTGACCAGCTTCTTTATGTCGATCATGTTCCCGACGATCTTCTCGCTGGGGGTCAAGGACCTTGGCGGTCGCGCGATGCTGGGCGCGCCGCTGATCATCATGGCGATCATCGGCGGCGCGGTGTTTCCGCCGATCATGGGGCTGGTGTCGCAATGGACCGGTCATATCCAGCCGGCGATGCTGATGCCGGCGGGCTGTTTCGCGGTCGTCGCGGTCTATGCCGCACGCGTTCGCCGCATCGCCCGGCGCGCGTTGCCGATCGGCTGA